In the genome of Arachis stenosperma cultivar V10309 chromosome 2, arast.V10309.gnm1.PFL2, whole genome shotgun sequence, the window AGGCCGTCACTCGTCCCCTCTTATGTCCGTCCCTGCATTGACTGTACTTTCTTGTCAATGTTAACAGATCATGTTAAAAGTAGCATCCCTTCAAGATACGCATAGCCAATGCAAGCACCAAACTATTATCTTAATATTCACTGCTAGAAAAACATTAGTGTCTTAGACCCCTTTTGAATGgcatgtttatttgattttttaaccAAATAAGAGTTTAAATGTCACCGCTTGCTTTGACATAGAGCTATGTGTATACATGAAAAGACTAGTAATgagatattttttttcaaattgtcGTAGAgacgaatttttatttttaccagTGTATATTCCCATATCCTGTATGGGATAAtacattatataaaaaattttattaaaaaattaaataatatatataataattattattataaatattttataaaattataattaaaatcaaatttttaaaatttttaatattaaaatattaaaaataattagtatttgtcttaattaatttgaatttgttaAATGATCATctcactcgtccgcttaaacaactattaggagttagaatctcgccttgtgtatatagcaatccattggCTAGCGATAAACCCTTAATAAATGGAATATCAATAAGTGGTTAGACTTGGCAGGAATTTCCGAATACGCGGGTATCCGACCCGTTTCATACTCGGATGGAGAGGGTAATAACTTGACCCGAGTCGGGGACAGATTTGCTCAGGACAGTGCATAGTCGAGTTTAGGGTGTACCCGTCCCggatatatacatataaacactttttaggaattaggatttgCCTCACATCACACATTCAGTGATTCATAGTTTCAGTTTATACTTTGTAGCCATGCAAGATAAACTCAGTCATTCTCACCCAAAATCTTCTTCTCGGCTTCTTCACAAAAAACCGCATAACTTTTGTTATCGTTGTTGCTGAGTCTATCGCCGCCTACCCCTTCACAACTCACATCTTCCTTCACAGCCAGGAACGAACCCACGTgcacaaaattttaaaaaaaaattaatacttatatacatatataccacttattaatttatatttgtctcaaaataaaatataaatagttcttttgtattttatgttaaaaaatattttgttaaactcaacacataataataataattatattgttaaatttgatttagtatgaaaaatgaataaataaactcaaaaaatagtgataattaattttattatattagttaattaattaataattaaattaaaacttagttttctaattaaatacaacttaaaattattagtgattttttaaaaattgtttaagataaaaaaatatattatctatatattaatatactataattcttttagttaaaaaatttatttatactataaaaattataataagtagatttgacaattaaatatgagataataaaaaataaaataattgtttaaaaatatatataaaaaataatatttagtcatgttaaaaataaaaaaatctttataaatattttttgttattttaaatattatactatgtgtatgaaattatatttttattattttaaatattataataatgatTGTGTGTATATTTCTAGTTTTTATCAATATGTATTAGAtagttctaattttaaattttgaatatatctAAACCAATTTGGATTGGTCAAGTGATCAACTTAGTCGTCCACTTAAGTAAGTATTGAGGGTTCGAATTCCGTCTCGTATGTATATCAACTCGTTGCCGGCCAATTGTAGATTCTTAAATGGAATTCAAATTTATGACGAATTAATCCTTAACTTGTTGAGTATTGtgggaagaaaaaaaatatctatacctaaattttattatatttttgtcccTATTACTAAATTTTTCTAGGTGCGTTACTGTTCATAGCTCATGTCATCATTGCTGCTCATCCCGTTACCGTCACTGTTGAGTCCGTCGCCACCTTTCTCCTGCTGAGTCCCTTTTCTCTAGGTAAATtaccccctctctctctctcattgtgAGTCTATTAagttcttctcttcttcttccacaaACTCATCACTTAGTCGTCGTCACTATGAGCCTGGACGTTGCCGTTGCAGTTTCATCTGAGTCTGTCActgaataaaatagaattttttttttcaagttaaAAATAGACATGCATAAGATTATTTTTGCATataatttctgaattttctcatccaaatttgataTATGTGGTTGAGTATTTTAGTATGGGATTATTGTGATTTTGTTGCGacactaatgtgataaaagTTTCGGTAATTTCATAACTAATATATGAAATATACCagattattaaagtaataagaGAAATAACATTCAAATTTGTGCGTAAAATTTATAAGAGGTGATTATCTcaggaaaatatatatttataacccAAGTAGAAgattgttaggaaattattatttcttaatatatttatggacaatacatatattaattataatcgcaaattaagtaatttcacattaaatgacttatataacggtgatctcatttattgtcataaatgttgaattaaataagtcattattgataaataagattaaaattatagatactaatttatttgaattttaggGTTTAATAAGTGTtacactcaaatataaataatgacTTCAGGATTTTGGTCTCTAACACATCAAACTCGCCTTTGTAACTCTTTTTCTACAATAAAATTGTGATTCAGTCCTATCAGAAATACAGAAGGTTTTGGTTGACGAAGATCAAAGAACCACAAGAGCCAAGCTCTCTTATCTCAATCATACTCTCGAATTAATGGCaataatttagttttcaatggCGATAATACAAAGTGTTTAAATCAACCAAATGAATTCAATAGTTATCTTTTGCacatcttatttaaatttgaattttaaaatttaatttgtatatttttttctaatataaattatttttgacaaaaaatagagaaaaaatttATTAGGCCAAAAAAATAtcctattaaaaaattattataaggagatttataattagaaaagaaaagaataaaagtattaataataattaagaaaaagaaacgaagcttgtattaaagaatgttagaaaagaaataataaaggtcataataataataataatactgaAGAATGAAGTTGCTGCTTTAGGCTTCTAACCTTTATCTTTGgccatctttttttttctttgctttttttttttaaattatcaagtcataaaaaattaaagaataattcaagaaaacgAAAATAGTAAGATCAATAGTAACTatacaaatcaaaatatataggagaaaaataaactattatatGATAGAACTAACATGAGTATATTTCATcattaaataaacaaagttaacgcacaacaaaattacatataaagagaaaaaaaagagttaaaatatCCAAAGTGATAAAAAGATTGTTTTATGGAAAACTATAAAATAATGAACttctaactaaattaaattatatttattattattaaaaaggGTAAGAGAGAGCAGCAGAAAAATAGTTTGTGTGTATTCAAGTTGTgtagaatgatacaatatagaaGGAAATTTATAGATGTTaagagaattaaaataataaaaacgtAATCTCCTATAGTAAATATTCAGATATGTTAAATAATGCTAATTGAtttaattgatcctaattatactctaacaattatattcaattaattgatatacataatattaaattgtgtgatacttaaatatctaatcaaatcaattaattgatataattatttcactgtaataaattatatttaatgagtttaaaaaaataaatcagaAAATATTCTAAGAAGCATGCCACGTCAACTTTATCATTAAgtgcaaaaatttgatttttatataataaaatagatagaTATTTCATTATTCGTTATTTTAActtatctattatatatatattttttatatttaccactcaatatattaaaatacaatttatgtCTAGATAGGAATTAcatagatatttaattaaaagagcatttaattttttaaaatataataacagttttaatttttttgattttttttttacattttttgtgttttttaaataaaagacaAACCTATAGCAAAAATAGGAAGAGATGGTAGTATTTattgaagagaaaaaaaacaaatataattaaaattcgTACATTCAAAATatgtttgaactttgaaaaatgAGATGAGACATGAGAACACAGAGACACTTGGCTTCAATGAATCTGTTTACATCATTAAATTCAATGTTCTTTagctttctatttttttctcttttattttatatgaatttatCAATGCCAAACATGCATCATATAGAGTGTTTTTTAACTCTATCCATTCTAATTCATATATTATCTTTgctaaacaaaatataaaagaaaaaaaagacggtaaataaattaaagttattattatttaaagagaaaaggataaattagtatttttgtattttaaattaattaagatcCAAATGAAAGATAAcgttaatttaaaaaagttaaattaaaatgaactcaaaattgatatttaaattataaaaaaattgattttcatattttataaaatattatactCGCAGTAATTGTAAATATGACGCTACTTAAAATTAAATGAAGTAACacattaaaacaaataaaaaaattaaaaaaataacttaattttgtataaaattcATCTATAAAATTCTGTAccgaaaaataaatttaattttagtatattaataatataaaatattttatataatcattcaattcaattcaattaaatttatctatttagatcattattgaaaaataaatttagcaTACCGACATACAATTACTTTAAATTAAGCAACAATTATCAATACTATATAAAAGACACACTATTCCACTAATAatgttatataaaaaataattttctaattttctataCTAATATTGAAAAGTCTATATAatactatataataatattattattatcaatactatatgatataaaaaaaatcaccgtgctaatataatattatcaatattatataaattatatgcgtatataatatttaattaacacattaagacatatataatattagtagtaaaattaattaagtaatatatattataataatttatattaatatttaaatatctaatcaaatcaattagctgatataattaagtcatggtaataaattatattgaatgagttaaaataattaaatcgaaAAACATCTTTCGGAGTATGCCACGTCAGCTCCATCACTAAGtgaaaaaatctaatttttatataatagaataaatttatattcatattatttgtattaattcGAGAGTTTAAGCTATTTCGTCAATTTTTAGTGAGCAAAATTAAACTTAAACTTTAAAATTAAGATTGATTGCTAAGGAGTTGAACTTTCAATCCAACATAATTTTCTTGAGTTGGGGGGTTGAATTTGGCCAGATTGACTAGGCACTTTTACTTCTATTTATTTGTTTAgaggtttttttttattatctaaaataaataaacaagaaaaacaagtaAACACAAAGCTGGAACAGAGGAAGTTTCTTATCTTGGCTTTATTTCCAAATCTTGGAAGTCAAGacttgttaatttttttgagcttttgacttataaaaaataatagtattaatgtttggtataatttttaaaattaaattacgGCTTTTTAAGAAGCTATTTAAGAGtttataaaaaagttaaaaaaatgacttctctcataatactactattttttattatatttttaaaaaataagcacttttagaactaaaaattcaaatacaaaataacttatttataagctacttttaatatagttatttattatttaacttatttttttaaaaaaaaacttaattaatttatttaccCAAATTGAACATAAATATAAATAGAGAGACTAATATTTCACTCAATTACAAAGGAGACTTTGACATTATTAAATATTGgcaacaaaaatcaaaacccCATAAGTGACCACCAGCAATATTAGGAATAGATGATcatttttctaatttcaaatcataataaaaactttgaatattgatattttttttcaataataaaatatataaattaattcaattaaagattaaattagttgccaataagttataatttaaatgacatGCATAATCTCTTTATACTCAATTAAGAAGTCGCAAATTCGAGTCTCAtatctttgataaaaaaaaattaaattagttcgataaaactaaaaaatagataatttaTTGAATAActtttgaaatatatatatatatatatatttgtaaaattttaaattgatataatttttataaatatggatttagtttatatttttagatgAATTCTACCAAATTCTCTTAAATAACATTTAACAAAAATGTGTTATAacttttaattagttaatattttgaTCTAATTACTAATTGATTATACTAAATAGTAATTTGAGTTAcctaaatttaactaaaattaatattttaactaTATTAAAGTCAGCTTATGAtgaatttattgtttaaaataGATCcttgtataatttttaaaaacattaaCAAACAAAACCCTCTTCCCAAATCTTTCTTCGTcccaagaaaaaattttttttcttcttactgaaaaataaaaatttaacctCGAAGAATGGAAAATTGTTTTCGAAATTAGGTCCATATACTATTAAAGTAGTTTAATGATTTGAGTGTGAACATTGGTTGAACAAATTAGAGTCTGTCAATTGTCACTCTGGGCAATAGGCTACTCTTGTATTGGAGGGAAAGTGGTGGGGCAACAGATGGAACGTAAAGTTTGGGCTCTATGTAGGGGGTGGAATCACGTGGTCAAGCTTTACTCTTAATAGGCCTGATCTATTATATAGTTTAGTCTGTAGTTTAttataaattcttttaaaatacTAAGTTTGGTTTATTATTCAGTCTGATATGATCTGAAACCTATTAAAAGgtctgataattttttttacaaagataataaaattatttaaaaaattattttttaataaaaatagttatatataatataccatatatttaatatttataaaaaatttataattttaatgtatttaaaatatataaaaatatttatattttttataataaaatataataaatttaaaatatctcataattttattaataataaataattatttatatatttaattatatttgcaGCGATTTTTACAAATCGCTGACATAATTGTCACAAATCAGATAATTAATTTTGCGGCGGTTATAGAACTGCTATTTTAGTcagtaaatttaaaaagattcaTACTACATATATTTGTGACGGGACATGCAAAATTCTCACATAAAAATTcgcaaaaataaatttaattaaatgtctttatatatatatatatacatatatatatgtatatatatatatataaaagttgtGTAAGTAATTctaatctattttattttaatttatatattaaaaattttatatgcatgttattatgttaaatttttgtttgaattacgtttgatttgatatatttagttgaattatatataattttattatgattgtgttaatttatttttaaaaaaatttaaaacttaataTCCATATAGATACTTGCAGCATTTGCAGGTATTCGCTTCCCATACAGAAAAATAAACGGAAATTTGACGAAAATGAGACAGGAATGAGAATATTTTACTAATAAAGAAcggaaaaagaaagaggagtcCTTGCTCCTATAAAGACTCATTGTCATCCTTACTTAtcataaaaatacttttttttaattttgtttttaccgatatattattattttaaaattaaaaatagaagtataaaatatatattatatatataagaatatcTACTCAATAACAAATTtagtttattattaatatataagcTCAAATAATTTTAGATTCAAACTTACCTTAAAAATTTACGAATTTAGATTATTGAACCATTAATAAATagaatttgagttgacttggttGTTTTTCATTCTTAGAAAAGAAGAAACATTGATAGAACAAAAACATGCatgtcatttaatttattttgaagcTGTAAAATCCATagtatatatatactaatccTGTATacataattttagatattatctttctagtattaccaaataattatgataataataatacaatgGTTCTTGACCCTTGCTGTGGAACTATAATTTTTAATGGCATTCATTggattattatttaaaaaaaatcttagtgAGAAAATTTGTAATAAATAAGAGATTAATtactattaaatttataaattctaTGGTACATGAAATATAAACTCCAATATGTGAATTTAAAAACGATTAGatcatatttttttactttaccaattttttttattttaaaacaactTCATTCATATTAttcaatcttattttatttttgagaaaaaagttaaaaaataattctttttaaCAATAATCAACCCAatattttccttccttttttttttttaattttttcctttATAATAACAACTCAAATTCTTAATCCTCATAAAATCACAATCGCTTATCTACTATTTGCCGGATGATTactgataaaaaaatttgtaaaaatcATGCAATTCATTTCAGGACGCACTTATAATAAGTTAAAAACACATGCACACATTCATGTAAGCAATCTCTTCAATTCCGAGGCTCACTCTAAAAGGAAAACTTGAAATAAAACTATCATGATTTTACGCCCTACTAATGGCTAGGTAGTAGGTTCAACCAAGCTAACAAagtctttatttttatattgataACACACAAATTGaaggaaaataagaaaaaacaagaaacagaaaagaaaacaacatCATCATTATTCAAATTAAAGTGAAACAACAATCAATAAGGCTTCCACCTTAAAGATCTATATCTCTTCCCACCACGACGTTCATATACAAAATCAAGTTGAGGGACAATCTTGTAAAGCACATCGTCTACTTTCTTGGAGTACCACAACCTCCATCTCTTCCACAAAATGAGTGGCATGATAAAGATTCCAAACCCAAAAGTGAATCCCAACTCCACACTTAGCAAATTCCAATCAATTGAACTACTACTATGAGAGTTAGTAGTTTCAGATGACGGCGGTTGTGACAGTCCTTGTCCTCCTTCACCACTACAATTTTGGGTTAATGGTGGCCCACACAACCCTTCATTGCCTATGAATGAATCCGCTTcaaaagattggatttgagtacCTGTTGGAATTCTTCCCACAAGATGATTATAAGACAGATTCATGATGGCAAGAAAAGATAAACTTGCAAGCTCATTGGGAATCTCTCCTCTCAGAGAATTCATTGACAAGTCTAAGGACTCAAGATTTCCCATGTTTCCCAAAGTTGAAGGGATATGACCTGAGAAAGCATTGTGTGACAAGTTAAGAGCATGCAATGCTTTGAATCTCATGATCTCTTCTGGTATTGGCCCCTCAAAGTGGTTGGATGAGAAATCCAACGAAGTGAAAGCAATGAGAATCTTTTCCAACTTCCTTTTTTGACCTTTGATTACAATGGTAACAGAAGCCTCATACCTACGAAGACTTGTAACCTCCCCATAAACATGAGAGAGCAAGTGATCTACCACAAAAAGTGGCTCAACGGCAACAATTTTGGCTAACTTCATTTTACTAGTCTTTGTTAAAATTGTGGTTATAGCTGCAAAATTCACAGAACTGATCTTGTTATCATAAATATCAAAAGACAAATGGTCAAACCTTGATATATCTTCATCAGACATCAATGCTTTCCAACTCTGAAAGAGTGTTGTAGGTAACATGCCACTAAAGTTGTTGTCTGCTACATCAACAATTTGAAGCCTTTCCCAATTGCCAATCACATTAGAGCACCCAATCTgtccataaaatttgtttgaccTCAAGACCAGGACACTTATCGTAGAAATTTTCTTCAAGAAGCACGGGAACTCGTCCATTAATTGATTGTTTCCAACATTAAGGACTTGGAGATTCTGACAATTGGCCAAAGATTTTGGGACAGTTCCCTTTAAAAGATTTCCATTGAGATCTAGAAACCTTAGAGCACAAGAAGTTGAGAATGTATCAGAAATTTGGCCATTGAGATTGTTTCCAGCAAGACTCAGTAGTTTCAGAGAGCTACTCCTCCTTCCTGTCAAGCACTCAGGAATCTTTCCAACAAAGTCATTGTGTGAAAGATCAAGCACTCGAAGAGTTGAAATATTGCAAATGGATTCATCAATTTTTCCATGAAAACTGTTGTCTGATAGAAATATACTGATTGCTCCAGGAATAGCATTACCAATATTACCCGCTGGTGTAATAATGGAACTGAATCTATTATTTGAGTAGTCCAAAGAAACAATATTTTTGGCGAAAATGGGTGCTGGCCCCTGCAATTGATTTTCATGAAGATCAAGATAGAACAAATTTGAACTAAGATTTTGGAAAGGCCCTTCCAAATTCGTCAGAAAATTGTGAGAAAGATTCAAGGAGGTCAGAAATTCAAATCTCCAAATCCAATTGGGTATGATCCCTTCAATTTGATTGTTGGATAAGTCTAAATAAAGTAAAGTGGTCTGATTTCtcaaaaatgaaggaaatgTACCCAACTTGCATGAAGCCAACCAAAGGTTCTGTAACTTGGGAAATGGCAAACCATTGTCATCTATAGCACTTGCAACAACTGACAAGTTGTTGTGTGAGAGATCAAGTGTTGTTAATTTTTGCAGGCCTTGAATCATACTCAATTGTATTGTGCCATTGAACATGTTTGTGGAAAGTTCAAGAAAAGTGAGTCTTTTTAGTTGAAAGATAGACAAAGGAATACGGCCTTGCAAAGAGTTTCCACTTAAATCAAGCATCCCTATTAATGAGAAGGAGCTATTTGGGAATTCATCAAGTTGGCCATCAAATCTATTGTTAGAAAGAGAGAGTAGTTGTAGAGATGGAAGGTTAAACAAAGACGAAGGGACTCTTCCATCTAGAGAGTTATCCCCTAAATCAATGCTCACAAGATTTATAAGGCCTTCAAAATGGGTGGATGGAAGTGGACCCTTTAGATAATTATGATTAAGCAACAAGCTTCTCAGAGCCTTTGACCTATTGAAAGATGGA includes:
- the LOC130963318 gene encoding receptor-like protein 7; translation: MKTTLILWFYLLLPLSLLNFTFTINIVTSQCLGHQQSLLLHLKNGLIFNPAKSKKLIHWNHTDDCCQWKGVACSTKGNVIALDISHEFITGGNLTSLFKLQYLQNLNLACNEFHFGINSEFKNLKNLRYLNLSNAGFMGQIPTKISHLSKLETLDLSTTFTSSSQHGLKLEKPNIVEFVQNFTRMKELYLDGVAISAKGEEWCHAVSSLQSLRVLSMSSSNLSGPLDPSLTKLQSLSVLQLDHNNLSSPVPDYFGNLSGLNTLQLRSCGLSGVFPKNIFQLPSLQVLDVSDNQGLHGSLPNFPNQASLSHLNLSHTNFSGPIPDSIGNLEHFSTLDLSNCQFNGTLPNSISNLAQLVYLDLSFNNLTGPLPSFNRSKALRSLLLNHNYLKGPLPSTHFEGLINLVSIDLGDNSLDGRVPSSLFNLPSLQLLSLSNNRFDGQLDEFPNSSFSLIGMLDLSGNSLQGRIPLSIFQLKRLTFLELSTNMFNGTIQLSMIQGLQKLTTLDLSHNNLSVVASAIDDNGLPFPKLQNLWLASCKLGTFPSFLRNQTTLLYLDLSNNQIEGIIPNWIWRFEFLTSLNLSHNFLTNLEGPFQNLSSNLFYLDLHENQLQGPAPIFAKNIVSLDYSNNRFSSIITPAGNIGNAIPGAISIFLSDNSFHGKIDESICNISTLRVLDLSHNDFVGKIPECLTGRRSSSLKLLSLAGNNLNGQISDTFSTSCALRFLDLNGNLLKGTVPKSLANCQNLQVLNVGNNQLMDEFPCFLKKISTISVLVLRSNKFYGQIGCSNVIGNWERLQIVDVADNNFSGMLPTTLFQSWKALMSDEDISRFDHLSFDIYDNKISSVNFAAITTILTKTSKMKLAKIVAVEPLFVVDHLLSHVYGEVTSLRRYEASVTIVIKGQKRKLEKILIAFTSLDFSSNHFEGPIPEEIMRFKALHALNLSHNAFSGHIPSTLGNMGNLESLDLSMNSLRGEIPNELASLSFLAIMNLSYNHLVGRIPTGTQIQSFEADSFIGNEGLCGPPLTQNCSGEGGQGLSQPPSSETTNSHSSSSIDWNLLSVELGFTFGFGIFIMPLILWKRWRLWYSKKVDDVLYKIVPQLDFVYERRGGKRYRSLRWKPY